The following are encoded in a window of Phreatobacter oligotrophus genomic DNA:
- the xdhC gene encoding xanthine dehydrogenase accessory protein XdhC: MEVWPRIAGMVAEEGACVLVTVLSTRGSVPREAGARMIVRPDGRFHGTIGGGTLEWQALAEAQRMLARRDRMAATRDQALGPNLGQCCGGHVTLGFELFTAAHAGDVATLAAAERQGPFRTLTTPGADGFGRVILDAGAEIPRGGIVETFGQALPQIGLFGAGHVGRALVLALAPLPFRVVWHDERPGAFPSAIPGAVTCLSGGAEEALASLADGAQILVMTHSHALDLALVAAALRSGRFPHVGVIGSATKRARFMSRLSDMGLSSERRQSLRCPIGIPGLAGKEPAVIAASVVAECLILAEGRSINSKAAARRTSA; the protein is encoded by the coding sequence ATGGAGGTCTGGCCGCGCATCGCCGGCATGGTGGCGGAGGAGGGCGCCTGCGTCCTCGTCACCGTGCTGTCGACGCGCGGGTCGGTGCCGCGGGAAGCGGGTGCGCGGATGATCGTCCGGCCCGATGGCCGGTTTCACGGGACGATCGGCGGCGGTACGCTGGAATGGCAGGCGCTGGCCGAAGCGCAGCGCATGCTGGCCCGCCGCGACCGGATGGCTGCGACCCGCGACCAGGCGCTGGGGCCCAATCTCGGCCAGTGCTGCGGCGGGCATGTCACCCTCGGCTTCGAACTCTTCACCGCAGCCCATGCCGGCGACGTGGCCACTCTTGCCGCGGCCGAGCGGCAGGGGCCGTTCCGCACGCTCACCACGCCCGGAGCGGACGGGTTCGGCCGCGTCATTCTCGACGCTGGGGCCGAGATACCGCGCGGCGGGATCGTCGAGACCTTCGGGCAGGCCCTGCCGCAGATCGGCCTGTTCGGCGCCGGCCATGTCGGCCGCGCCCTCGTCCTGGCGCTGGCGCCGCTGCCCTTCCGGGTCGTCTGGCATGACGAGCGCCCCGGCGCCTTCCCGTCCGCCATTCCCGGTGCGGTGACCTGCCTCTCCGGGGGCGCCGAGGAGGCTCTCGCCTCGCTGGCCGACGGGGCGCAGATCCTCGTCATGACCCATAGCCATGCGCTGGACCTCGCGCTCGTCGCGGCGGCGCTCAGATCAGGGCGCTTTCCGCATGTCGGGGTGATCGGTTCGGCGACCAAGCGGGCGCGCTTCATGAGCCGCCTGTCCGACATGGGTCTATCGTCCGAGAGGCGGCAGTCGCTGCGCTGCCCGATCGGCATCCCGGGCCTTGCCGGCAAGGAGCCGGCGGTGATCGCGGCCTCCGTCGTCGCGGAATGCTTGATCTTGGCCGAAGGCCGCTCCATCAACAGCAAGGCCGCCGCCCGGCGGACCAGCGCCTGA
- the xdhB gene encoding xanthine dehydrogenase molybdopterin binding subunit, with protein MRPDPETEMLRHVRKPIRHDAADRHVQGNAPYIDDILEPEGTLHVVPGGAPVAHGRITRLDLSAVRAAPGVVAVLTVSDIPAKNDVSPVAGDDPLFVETSIEFHGQPVFAVVAETRDAARRAVRRAVIETAEDKPLVDVADALKADADIMPPYAFRRGEPEAVIAAAPATVAGTLRIGGQEHFYLEGQVALAVPGEDGTLTIHSSTQHPSEVQHVVARVLGLADAAVEVVVRRMGGGFGGKESQASGWAAMAALAAKVTGRPAKVRLDRDDDFAMTGKRHDFLVTYRAAHDADGRIEAVDVAFAGRCGYSHDLSSSINDRTMFHADNAYFYPQVHIASRRLKTHTVSNTAFRGFGGPQGMVFAERLMDDIAWATGRDPLDIRYANLYGTSERNITPYGMTVEDNVAEALMRQLEASSDYRARRQEITAFNAGSRFLKKGLSLTPVKFGISFTTTFLNQAGALVHVYQDGSVHLNHGGTEMGQGLFVKVAQIVADEFGIGLDRVRITATHTGKVPNTSPTAASSGTDMNGMAAKKAAAEIRERLAEFIARDWQVPVASIVFRDDRVSSGEMSLSFPEVVKKAYLARTHLSAAGFYATPKITWDRPKATGRPFFYFAYGASCSEVTIDTLTGEFTLDRVDILHDAGRSLNPAIDIGQIEGGFVQGLGWLTMEELVFDAKGRLRTHAPSTYKIPTARDVPADFRVAFFDNPNREDTVHRSKAIGEPPLMLANSVWCAIADAVHALAPGKAVALDAPATPEAILRACMAQTGSAG; from the coding sequence ATGCGGCCTGACCCCGAAACGGAGATGCTGCGCCATGTCCGCAAGCCGATCCGCCATGATGCGGCGGACCGGCACGTTCAGGGCAATGCGCCCTATATCGACGACATCCTCGAGCCCGAGGGCACGCTCCATGTCGTCCCTGGCGGCGCGCCCGTTGCCCATGGCCGGATCACGCGGCTCGACCTGTCGGCTGTCCGCGCCGCACCGGGCGTCGTCGCGGTCCTGACGGTGAGCGACATTCCGGCGAAGAACGACGTCAGCCCGGTCGCCGGTGACGATCCGCTTTTCGTGGAGACCTCCATCGAATTTCACGGCCAGCCGGTCTTTGCGGTCGTCGCCGAGACGCGCGATGCGGCCCGGCGTGCCGTGCGGCGCGCAGTCATCGAGACGGCCGAGGACAAGCCGCTGGTCGATGTCGCCGATGCCCTGAAGGCCGATGCCGACATCATGCCGCCCTATGCCTTCCGCCGGGGCGAGCCCGAGGCAGTGATCGCCGCCGCGCCTGCGACGGTTGCCGGCACCCTGCGCATCGGTGGCCAGGAGCATTTCTACCTCGAGGGCCAGGTGGCGCTCGCCGTTCCCGGCGAGGACGGGACGCTCACGATCCATTCCTCCACCCAGCACCCCAGCGAGGTGCAGCACGTCGTCGCCCGCGTCCTCGGCCTTGCCGACGCGGCGGTGGAGGTGGTGGTGCGCCGCATGGGCGGCGGCTTCGGCGGCAAGGAGAGCCAGGCCAGCGGTTGGGCTGCCATGGCGGCGCTGGCGGCGAAGGTCACCGGCCGGCCGGCGAAGGTGCGCCTCGACCGCGACGATGATTTTGCCATGACCGGCAAGCGCCACGACTTCCTCGTGACTTATCGCGCCGCCCATGACGCCGATGGCCGGATCGAGGCGGTGGATGTCGCCTTCGCGGGGCGCTGCGGCTACAGCCACGACCTGTCGTCGTCGATCAACGACCGGACGATGTTCCACGCCGACAATGCCTATTTCTATCCGCAGGTGCACATCGCCTCGCGGCGGCTGAAGACCCACACGGTCTCCAACACCGCGTTCCGCGGCTTCGGCGGGCCGCAGGGCATGGTCTTTGCCGAGCGGCTGATGGACGACATCGCCTGGGCGACAGGCCGCGATCCACTCGATATCCGCTACGCCAATCTCTACGGCACGAGCGAGAGGAACATCACTCCCTACGGCATGACGGTGGAGGACAATGTCGCGGAGGCGCTGATGCGCCAGCTTGAGGCCTCGTCCGACTACCGCGCCCGCCGGCAGGAGATCACCGCCTTCAATGCCGGTTCGCGGTTCCTCAAGAAAGGTCTCAGCCTCACGCCGGTGAAGTTTGGCATCTCCTTCACCACCACCTTCCTCAACCAGGCCGGCGCGCTGGTCCATGTCTATCAGGACGGGTCCGTCCACCTGAACCATGGCGGCACCGAGATGGGGCAGGGGCTCTTCGTCAAGGTGGCGCAGATCGTCGCCGACGAGTTCGGCATCGGCCTCGACCGCGTCCGCATCACCGCCACCCATACCGGCAAGGTGCCGAACACCTCGCCGACAGCCGCCTCGTCGGGCACCGACATGAACGGCATGGCGGCCAAGAAAGCGGCCGCCGAGATCCGCGAGCGGCTGGCGGAGTTCATCGCCCGTGACTGGCAGGTGCCGGTGGCGAGCATCGTCTTCCGCGACGACCGGGTCTCGTCGGGCGAGATGAGCCTGTCCTTCCCAGAGGTGGTGAAGAAGGCCTATCTCGCCCGCACCCATCTCTCGGCCGCGGGCTTCTACGCGACGCCGAAGATCACCTGGGACAGGCCGAAGGCGACCGGCCGGCCATTCTTCTACTTCGCCTATGGCGCCTCCTGCTCGGAGGTGACGATCGACACGCTGACCGGCGAGTTCACCCTCGACCGGGTCGACATCCTCCATGACGCCGGCCGGTCGCTGAACCCGGCCATCGACATCGGCCAGATCGAGGGCGGCTTCGTCCAGGGACTGGGCTGGCTGACGATGGAGGAGTTGGTCTTCGACGCGAAGGGGCGCCTGCGCACTCATGCACCCTCGACCTACAAGATCCCGACCGCGCGCGACGTTCCCGCCGACTTCCGCGTCGCCTTCTTCGACAATCCCAACCGCGAGGACACGGTCCACCGCTCCAAGGCGATCGGTGAGCCGCCCCTGATGCTGGCCAATTCGGTCTGGTGCGCCATTGCCGACGCGGTCCATGCGCTGGCGCCGGGCAAGGCCGTCGCGCTGGATGCGCCGGCGACACCAGAAGCGATCCTCAGGGCCTGCATGGCGCAGACAGGGAGCGCCGGCTGA
- a CDS encoding bifunctional 2-C-methyl-D-erythritol 4-phosphate cytidylyltransferase/2-C-methyl-D-erythritol 2,4-cyclodiphosphate synthase has product MSRPSPSVAALIVAAGRGTRAGDGLPKQYRALAGRPVLARAADPLIASSLVGRVIVVIDPADRDHLEVALPQAPKVLPPVAGGATRQASVLAGLESLAADPPDIVLVHDAARPFASVDLVAAAVAQITDGAAGAVPGLPVVDTIKTVDQVGRVVATPDRASLRAVQTPQAFSYPALLAAHRAAAAQGIAGLTDDASVVEWAGHAVVVFPGEADNIKITHPQDFAEAERRLAGGAMLNDIRIGQGYDVHAFGDGDHVWLGGIRIAHDRGVLAHSDGDVVLHAATDAILGALADGDIGTHFPPSDPQWKGASSDRFLAHAAGLLAARGGRLAMLDVTVVCEAPKIGPHREAIRARMAEILGVGPDRIAIKATTSEKMGFTGRREGLAALALATIRLPGDGA; this is encoded by the coding sequence ATGAGCCGTCCCTCACCGTCCGTTGCCGCGCTGATCGTCGCTGCCGGACGCGGCACGCGGGCCGGTGACGGCCTTCCCAAGCAATACCGTGCATTGGCCGGCCGGCCCGTCCTGGCAAGGGCTGCTGATCCGCTCATCGCCTCGTCCCTTGTCGGCCGCGTGATCGTCGTCATCGACCCCGCCGATCGCGATCATCTCGAGGTCGCCCTGCCCCAGGCACCCAAGGTGCTTCCGCCGGTCGCGGGAGGCGCGACACGCCAGGCCTCGGTCCTCGCCGGGCTCGAATCGCTGGCCGCCGACCCGCCCGACATCGTGCTGGTCCACGACGCCGCCCGTCCCTTCGCCAGCGTCGATCTGGTGGCGGCCGCGGTCGCCCAGATCACCGACGGAGCAGCGGGCGCCGTCCCCGGGCTGCCGGTGGTCGACACGATCAAGACCGTCGACCAGGTCGGCCGGGTGGTGGCGACCCCGGACCGGGCCAGCCTGCGCGCCGTCCAGACGCCCCAGGCCTTTTCCTATCCGGCCCTGCTGGCCGCCCATCGCGCCGCGGCCGCGCAAGGGATCGCCGGTCTCACCGACGACGCCTCGGTGGTGGAATGGGCGGGCCATGCCGTCGTCGTCTTCCCCGGCGAGGCCGACAACATCAAGATCACCCACCCCCAGGATTTCGCCGAGGCCGAGCGCCGCCTCGCGGGAGGAGCCATGCTGAACGACATCCGCATCGGCCAGGGCTACGACGTCCATGCCTTTGGCGACGGCGACCATGTCTGGCTCGGCGGCATCCGCATCGCCCATGACCGCGGCGTCCTCGCCCATTCCGATGGGGACGTGGTGCTCCATGCTGCGACGGACGCGATCCTCGGCGCCCTCGCCGACGGCGATATCGGCACCCATTTCCCGCCGAGCGACCCGCAGTGGAAGGGCGCCTCGTCCGACCGATTCCTCGCCCACGCAGCCGGCCTTCTGGCCGCCCGTGGCGGCCGCCTCGCCATGCTCGACGTGACGGTCGTCTGCGAAGCGCCGAAGATCGGGCCGCACCGGGAGGCGATCCGCGCCCGCATGGCCGAAATTCTCGGCGTCGGCCCTGACCGCATCGCCATCAAGGCGACCACCAGCGAGAAGATGGGTTTCACCGGCCGGCGCGAGGGCCTTGCCGCCCTCGCCCTCGCCACGATCCGCCTGCCCGGAGACGGCGCATGA
- a CDS encoding urate hydroxylase PuuD — MDLALATDWFNLLSRWFHITAGITWIGTSFYFMSLDFSLKAKQPGTAGADGVAWEVHGGGFYHVQKYLVAPDNLPADLLWHRWAAYLTWVSGFVLLVAQYYLNARGFLIDPAVADISPAQAIGLSLASIVIGWLVYDTLCKSPLANHPPVLALIVFLMVVGAAWAFSQVFSGRGAFIHVGVFVGTIMAANVFLVIIPNQRIVVADLIAGRKPDPKYGKIGKTRSTHNNYLTLPVLLMMVSNHYPMLYAHPHSWLVVAFILVTGALVQHTLNRHEAHDPWQSYGWAVPVAAVSLLLAIFVTSQRPQLNLAGAGQVTEAQALQIVSTHCVACHARRPTHESFKEPPKNVVLETAADLKRFAAGVAQQSVQSKAMPLGNATNMTDQDRAALGAYLANIR, encoded by the coding sequence ATGGATCTCGCCCTCGCCACCGACTGGTTCAACCTGCTGTCGCGCTGGTTCCACATCACCGCCGGCATCACCTGGATCGGCACCAGCTTCTATTTCATGTCGCTGGATTTCAGCCTGAAGGCGAAGCAACCGGGGACGGCGGGCGCCGACGGTGTCGCCTGGGAGGTGCACGGGGGCGGCTTCTACCACGTGCAGAAGTACCTGGTGGCGCCCGACAACCTGCCGGCGGACCTGCTCTGGCACCGCTGGGCCGCCTATCTGACCTGGGTCTCCGGCTTCGTGCTGCTCGTCGCCCAGTACTATCTCAACGCCCGCGGTTTCCTCATCGATCCGGCGGTGGCCGACATCTCGCCGGCCCAGGCCATCGGGCTCTCGCTCGCTTCCATCGTCATCGGCTGGCTCGTCTACGACACGCTCTGCAAGTCGCCGCTGGCCAACCATCCGCCGGTGCTGGCGCTGATCGTCTTCCTCATGGTGGTCGGGGCGGCCTGGGCCTTCAGCCAAGTCTTTTCGGGCCGCGGCGCCTTCATCCATGTCGGCGTCTTCGTCGGCACGATCATGGCGGCGAACGTCTTCCTGGTGATCATCCCCAACCAGCGGATCGTGGTCGCCGACCTCATCGCCGGCCGCAAGCCCGATCCGAAATACGGGAAGATCGGCAAGACCCGCTCGACCCACAACAATTACCTGACGCTGCCCGTCCTGTTGATGATGGTCTCGAACCATTATCCGATGCTCTACGCCCATCCCCATTCCTGGCTGGTCGTCGCCTTCATCCTCGTCACCGGCGCTCTGGTGCAGCACACGCTGAACCGCCACGAGGCGCATGACCCCTGGCAGAGCTATGGCTGGGCCGTGCCGGTGGCGGCGGTGTCGCTGCTGCTGGCGATCTTCGTGACGTCGCAGCGGCCCCAGCTCAATCTCGCGGGCGCCGGGCAGGTCACGGAGGCGCAGGCGCTGCAGATCGTCTCGACCCACTGCGTCGCCTGCCACGCCCGCCGTCCGACCCATGAGAGCTTCAAGGAGCCGCCGAAGAACGTGGTGCTGGAGACGGCCGCCGACCTGAAACGCTTTGCCGCCGGGGTGGCACAGCAGTCCGTCCAGTCCAAGGCCATGCCGCTCGGCAACGCTACCAACATGACCGATCAGGATCGCGCCGCGCTCGGCGCCTATCTCGCGAATATCCGATGA
- a CDS encoding CinA family protein: MSDAEIDALATEVLAACRAQGVMVATAESCTGGLVAAALTAIAGSSDVVDRGFVTYTNEAKQEMLGVPAGILAAHGAVSPETAEAMARGALARSRAQIAVSITGIAGPGGATPGKPVGLVQFGACRGDRLILREHRFGAIGRAEVRRASVIVALGLLLELAGTQAAGAAPGRP, from the coding sequence ATGAGCGACGCCGAGATCGACGCCCTCGCCACCGAGGTTCTGGCGGCCTGCCGCGCGCAGGGAGTGATGGTGGCGACCGCCGAAAGCTGCACCGGCGGGCTCGTCGCCGCGGCCCTGACCGCCATTGCTGGTTCGTCCGATGTCGTCGACCGCGGCTTCGTCACCTACACCAACGAGGCCAAGCAGGAGATGCTGGGCGTGCCCGCCGGCATCCTCGCCGCCCATGGCGCCGTGTCGCCCGAAACGGCCGAGGCCATGGCCCGCGGCGCGCTGGCCCGCTCGCGGGCGCAGATCGCCGTCTCAATCACCGGCATTGCCGGTCCAGGCGGTGCGACGCCCGGCAAGCCGGTGGGCCTCGTCCAGTTCGGCGCCTGCCGCGGCGACCGCCTGATCCTCCGGGAGCATCGCTTCGGCGCCATCGGCCGCGCCGAGGTGCGGCGCGCCAGCGTCATCGTCGCCCTCGGATTGCTGCTGGAGCTCGCTGGAACTCAGGCCGCCGGAGCCGCGCCCGGCCGGCCGTAG
- a CDS encoding DNA topology modulation protein — protein MRRVLVMGCSGAGKSTFAMALAARLGVPYLSLDGLFWQPGWVEPDKAEFAARVVEAAEGEAWVIDGNYISHGCDIRRARADTVCWFDLPMVTCLAGVIGRTLRSRGQVRPEMAPGCPERFDLAFYRYVWTYRAAQRPRLLTWFAGLGEGQRLVTFTARAEADAFLAALPAAGRG, from the coding sequence ATGCGCCGGGTGCTGGTGATGGGCTGTTCCGGCGCGGGCAAGTCGACCTTCGCCATGGCACTGGCCGCAAGGCTCGGTGTGCCCTACCTGTCGCTCGACGGCCTGTTCTGGCAGCCCGGCTGGGTGGAGCCCGACAAGGCCGAGTTTGCCGCCCGGGTGGTTGAGGCGGCAGAGGGCGAGGCCTGGGTGATCGACGGCAACTACATCAGCCACGGCTGCGACATCCGCCGCGCCCGTGCCGACACGGTGTGCTGGTTCGACCTGCCCATGGTCACGTGCCTCGCCGGCGTGATCGGCCGGACGCTGCGCTCACGCGGCCAGGTGCGGCCGGAGATGGCGCCGGGTTGTCCGGAGCGCTTCGACCTCGCCTTCTACCGCTATGTCTGGACCTATCGCGCGGCGCAGCGGCCGCGGCTCCTCACCTGGTTCGCCGGACTTGGCGAGGGGCAGCGGCTGGTCACCTTCACCGCGCGCGCCGAGGCTGACGCCTTCCTCGCCGCCCTGCCGGCTGCGGGCAGGGGCTGA
- a CDS encoding type II toxin-antitoxin system RatA family toxin — protein sequence MPVFKTERRVGHRPEAMFDLVADVEKYPQFVPLCEALKVRRRVNAGDDGVSILVADMTVTYALLRETFTSRVTLDRPRLHIIAEYIDGPFSRLENHWRFTPDGEGTRVAFSIDYEFRSRALALVMGAVFDAAFRRFAEAFEQRADQIYGRPGAAPAA from the coding sequence ATGCCTGTTTTCAAGACGGAGCGGCGGGTCGGCCACCGGCCCGAGGCCATGTTCGACCTCGTCGCGGATGTGGAGAAATATCCGCAGTTCGTACCGCTCTGCGAGGCGCTGAAGGTGCGTCGGCGGGTCAATGCCGGGGATGACGGCGTATCGATCCTCGTCGCCGACATGACGGTCACCTATGCGCTGCTCCGCGAGACCTTCACCAGCCGGGTCACGCTCGACCGGCCGCGGTTGCATATCATCGCCGAATACATCGACGGGCCGTTCTCGCGCCTCGAGAACCACTGGCGTTTCACGCCCGACGGGGAGGGGACGCGCGTTGCCTTCTCCATCGACTACGAGTTCCGCTCGCGCGCGCTCGCCCTCGTCATGGGCGCGGTGTTCGACGCCGCCTTCCGCCGCTTCGCCGAAGCCTTCGAGCAGCGCGCCGACCAGATCTACGGCCGGCCGGGCGCGGCTCCGGCGGCCTGA
- the lipA gene encoding lipoyl synthase, whose product MATLIDTLKRDNRPRHPEKAHRPDQPIQRKPEWIRVKAPGSPKWSETHRIVKENGLVTVCEEAGCPNIGECWEKKHATFMIMGDTCTRACSFCNVKTGMPGALDPNEPEHTAIAVEKLGLEHVVITSVDRDDLADGGAQHFADVINAIRRRSPKTTIEVLTPDFLRKDGALEIVVAARPDVFNHNLETVPSKYLKVRPGARYFHSIRLLQRVKELDPTIFTKSGIMVGLGEERNEVLQLMDDLRSADVDFMTIGQYLQPTRKHHEVVRFVTPDEFKGYETIAMAKGFLLVSSSPLTRSSHHAGDDFAKLKSARLARLGH is encoded by the coding sequence ATGGCGACACTCATCGACACGCTGAAGCGCGACAACCGCCCGCGGCACCCGGAAAAGGCGCATCGGCCTGACCAGCCGATCCAGCGCAAGCCGGAGTGGATTCGCGTGAAGGCGCCGGGTTCGCCCAAATGGAGCGAAACTCACCGCATCGTGAAGGAGAACGGCCTCGTTACCGTCTGCGAGGAGGCGGGCTGCCCGAATATCGGCGAGTGCTGGGAGAAGAAGCACGCGACCTTCATGATCATGGGCGACACCTGCACGCGCGCCTGCTCCTTCTGCAACGTCAAGACGGGCATGCCGGGCGCCCTCGATCCCAACGAGCCCGAGCACACCGCCATCGCCGTGGAGAAGCTTGGCCTCGAGCACGTGGTCATCACCTCGGTCGACCGTGACGACCTCGCCGATGGCGGCGCCCAGCATTTCGCCGACGTCATCAACGCCATCCGCCGCCGCTCGCCGAAGACGACGATCGAGGTGCTGACCCCCGACTTCTTGCGCAAGGACGGCGCGCTGGAGATCGTCGTCGCGGCGCGTCCCGACGTGTTCAACCACAATCTCGAGACCGTGCCGTCGAAGTACCTGAAGGTGCGGCCCGGCGCGCGCTACTTCCACTCCATCCGCCTGCTGCAGCGGGTGAAGGAGCTCGATCCCACCATCTTCACCAAGTCCGGCATCATGGTCGGCCTCGGCGAGGAGCGGAACGAGGTGCTGCAACTGATGGACGATCTGCGCTCCGCCGACGTCGACTTCATGACGATCGGCCAGTACCTGCAGCCGACCCGCAAGCACCACGAGGTCGTGCGCTTCGTCACGCCCGACGAGTTCAAGGGCTACGAGACGATCGCCATGGCCAAGGGCTTCCTCCTGGTCTCGTCAAGCCCGCTGACCCGCTCCTCGCACCATGCCGGCGACGACTTCGCCAAGCTGAAGTCGGCGCGTCTTGCCCGCCTCGGTCACTGA
- a CDS encoding allantoate amidohydrolase, producing the protein MTSLDIDRLGRRAEAMLDELAAISEEPDRLTRRFLTPEHKRAAHLVAQWMAEAGMTTAEDALGTVRGHYAMAGEEAGANSVPRLLIGSHIDTVINAGKYDGMLGVVCGILAVEHFRDLGRRMPFAIDVLAFGDEEGVRFPTVLSSSAAVAGAFEPSWLDGRDRDGVSLRDAMQAYGLDPAGIPAAAMSRDEALAYVEVHIEQGPVLEHADVPLGVVTSIAGQFRTRVTITGMAGHAGTVPMGLRQDALLAASEMMLAAEAIAKAHPEASMVATVGQIGVKPGAINVIPDRVEFVLDLRAAADAPRHKALDQFLRKAEALAAARGCAVAFETYHDCPTAACAPWLQDQLAAGAGSLGLNPPRLVSGAGHDGQAMARLTDFAMLFVRCKGGISHNPLESATAPDMGAAVATLIRFIEDFRPPARAA; encoded by the coding sequence ATGACATCCCTCGATATCGACCGCCTCGGCCGCCGCGCCGAGGCCATGCTCGACGAACTGGCCGCCATTTCGGAAGAGCCGGATCGCCTCACGCGGCGCTTCCTCACGCCGGAACACAAGCGGGCCGCCCATCTTGTCGCGCAATGGATGGCGGAAGCCGGGATGACGACGGCCGAGGACGCGCTCGGCACGGTGCGCGGGCACTACGCCATGGCCGGCGAGGAGGCCGGCGCCAATTCCGTGCCGCGCCTGCTGATCGGCTCGCATATCGACACGGTCATCAATGCCGGCAAGTACGACGGCATGCTCGGCGTCGTCTGCGGCATCCTCGCCGTCGAGCATTTCCGCGATCTCGGCCGGAGGATGCCCTTCGCCATCGACGTGCTGGCCTTCGGCGACGAGGAGGGCGTGCGCTTTCCCACCGTTCTGTCGTCGTCCGCGGCGGTTGCCGGCGCTTTCGAGCCGTCCTGGCTCGACGGCCGGGATCGCGACGGCGTCAGCCTGCGCGATGCCATGCAGGCCTATGGCCTCGACCCGGCCGGGATTCCGGCTGCCGCGATGAGCCGCGACGAGGCGCTCGCCTATGTGGAGGTGCATATCGAGCAGGGGCCGGTCCTCGAACATGCCGATGTGCCCCTCGGCGTCGTCACGTCGATTGCCGGGCAGTTCCGCACCCGCGTCACCATCACCGGCATGGCGGGCCATGCCGGCACGGTGCCGATGGGGCTCCGGCAGGACGCCCTCCTGGCTGCCTCGGAGATGATGCTGGCGGCCGAGGCCATCGCGAAGGCCCACCCAGAGGCCTCCATGGTCGCGACCGTCGGCCAGATCGGCGTGAAGCCCGGCGCGATCAACGTCATCCCCGACCGTGTCGAGTTCGTGCTCGACCTGCGGGCTGCTGCCGATGCGCCACGCCACAAGGCGCTCGACCAGTTCCTGCGCAAGGCCGAGGCGCTCGCCGCCGCGCGGGGCTGCGCCGTGGCCTTCGAGACCTATCACGACTGCCCGACGGCAGCCTGTGCCCCCTGGCTGCAGGACCAGCTGGCGGCGGGCGCTGGGAGCCTGGGTTTGAACCCGCCACGTCTTGTCTCCGGCGCCGGCCATGACGGGCAGGCCATGGCGCGGCTCACCGACTTCGCCATGCTCTTCGTCCGCTGCAAGGGCGGGATCAGCCACAATCCGCTCGAATCGGCGACTGCACCGGACATGGGCGCGGCCGTCGCTACCCTCATCCGCTTCATTGAGGATTTCCGGCCGCCGGCCCGAGCCGCATGA